From Chlamydiifrater volucris, one genomic window encodes:
- a CDS encoding inositol monophosphatase family protein: protein MLNPKHQFLSDYQRIIEHLFFSILPKLVWYQQNLSPFSIWKKSDGSFVTPADYGVQFLIQRKLSGEISGIPFVCEETVHELCEKQLQSVYDFVSLYVPDVSSSLITDVLFGGQHAATDTFWLIDPIDGTSGFIKNQSFSVVVSLIIDGEPCISVIACSDPNIRKQNPLQPYLVFSARKNHGSFSLCISKKSISYQKISTATALTHRFCEAPMAAYNQQHLITKRLSEILPSRPKPIRIDSQYKYACVASGKVDFFLRVPHIKTQASPWDHIPGALLTEEAGGIVSDLLGNPLKMRTPLQLENQEAIIAASNPNIHDEVLTKLKSIVQ from the coding sequence ATGCTAAACCCAAAACACCAATTTCTTTCCGATTATCAACGAATAATCGAACATCTGTTTTTTTCTATATTACCAAAGTTAGTCTGGTACCAACAAAATCTATCTCCTTTCTCTATATGGAAAAAATCTGATGGATCTTTTGTTACACCAGCCGATTACGGGGTACAATTCCTTATACAAAGGAAGCTTTCAGGTGAAATTTCTGGCATTCCATTTGTTTGCGAGGAAACTGTTCATGAATTATGTGAAAAACAACTTCAAAGCGTCTATGATTTTGTTTCCTTGTACGTTCCTGACGTATCTTCATCACTCATTACAGATGTATTGTTTGGAGGACAACATGCTGCAACCGATACATTTTGGCTAATTGATCCCATTGATGGAACTTCAGGTTTTATTAAAAATCAGTCTTTTTCTGTAGTTGTCTCTCTCATTATTGATGGGGAACCTTGTATCTCTGTTATAGCTTGTTCAGACCCGAACATAAGGAAACAAAACCCACTTCAACCATATTTGGTCTTTTCTGCAAGAAAAAATCATGGTTCTTTTTCTCTATGTATTTCTAAAAAATCTATCAGCTACCAAAAGATATCTACGGCAACAGCACTTACTCATAGATTCTGCGAAGCGCCTATGGCTGCATACAATCAGCAACACCTGATAACAAAAAGACTAAGCGAAATTTTACCTTCAAGACCAAAACCCATTCGAATAGACAGCCAATATAAATACGCCTGTGTAGCTTCAGGGAAGGTAGATTTTTTCCTGAGAGTTCCTCACATAAAAACCCAGGCCAGCCCCTGGGATCACATCCCTGGGGCTTTGCTAACAGAAGAGGCAGGGGGTATTGTTTCCGATCTACTAGGGAACCCTCTGAAAATGAGAACCCCTCTGCAATTAGAAAATCAGGAAGCTATCATAGCCGCCTCTAATCCTAATATCCATGATGAAGTGTTAACAAAACTGAAATCCATTGTTCAGTAA
- a CDS encoding lysophospholipid acyltransferase family protein, translated as MFKNFINFFIFYFVKFSLALRYRFTVEGLEKLDLDGSCGVLLLSNHVAEIDPVIIEFLLWRKLKPHPLASSTLFKSPFVRWVLGQVGAVSVPSISYSVRGREENEREVKKYFASVLQILEDSGTVLLYPSGRISREGREVLGGNSSAYVLLQEVEKCNVVLVRIRGLWGSSFSRYNRNTTPPLGKTFKQSFFALLKKGFFFLPRRPVSLTLEQADLSLLRSFVSKQELNRFLEEWFNRDPEKVCLVPY; from the coding sequence GTGTTTAAGAATTTTATAAATTTTTTCATTTTTTATTTTGTAAAGTTTTCGCTAGCTTTGCGTTACCGATTTACTGTTGAAGGCTTAGAAAAACTAGACTTGGACGGGTCTTGTGGTGTTTTGCTCCTTTCTAATCATGTTGCTGAGATAGATCCTGTTATCATAGAGTTTTTGCTCTGGCGAAAGCTAAAGCCGCATCCGTTGGCTTCTAGCACACTATTCAAGTCCCCTTTTGTGCGTTGGGTGTTAGGTCAAGTTGGAGCGGTATCCGTCCCTAGTATTTCCTATTCAGTAAGAGGTAGGGAGGAAAACGAAAGAGAAGTGAAGAAATATTTTGCCAGTGTTTTACAGATTTTAGAAGATTCTGGAACTGTGTTGCTTTATCCATCAGGAAGAATTTCTCGCGAAGGCAGAGAGGTTTTAGGGGGAAATTCTTCGGCCTACGTCTTATTGCAGGAGGTGGAGAAATGCAACGTAGTCTTGGTTAGGATTAGGGGCTTATGGGGGAGCTCATTTTCTAGGTATAACAGGAACACAACGCCTCCCCTGGGGAAGACTTTTAAGCAAAGTTTCTTTGCTCTTTTAAAGAAGGGTTTTTTCTTTTTACCCCGGCGTCCAGTTTCTCTAACTTTAGAGCAAGCAGACTTATCTCTGCTGCGTTCCTTTGTGAGTAAGCAAGAATTAAATCGTTTTTTGGAAGAATGGTTTAATAGAGATCCAGAGAAGGTTTGTTTAGTGCCCTATTAA
- a CDS encoding AMP-binding protein, with amino-acid sequence MMGQQKDPRASHNSCSGFRRGKTILEKFLRVCDDLSTKTVCFEDQLGSLSYKRVKRAIIALAREFKKYPGKSLGIMMPASMGAYISMFATLLSGKIPVMINWSQGKRELAAGLEKTQLSKIITSKVFLEHLKKIREEEGLKDLFDPDQMGKISLDALRLEKISIENVSDSLSWIDRVLVFGLSFLPISFLLRIFGVHKSSGDDIAIMLFTSGTENVPKCVPLTHTNLITNQEDCFPFFDIKPEDKVVSFLPPFHAYGFNSCTLLPLLAGLPLIFVANPLNINRIIQLVKAKKATIMGTTPTFYGYFLKKVESDPELARSLSLVVLGGEKVSGELYKTSEALLPHVTVIQGYGATESSPVITLTPRELNHNGVGYPLERASVRVLCRKTLKPLPKGNSGLIVVSGPSVFSGYYGEDPDFGFINLDGERYYNTGDIGLITQEEYLVLLGRLSRSVKIGGEMVSLESVEAILHEHFLTRRGKVCHGEGPCFVVCGVEKDLEKTKLCLFTTLELSLQDVNEAIKQAGTYSVVKISDVKKLDAIPLSGIGKPNYVVLNRLLRE; translated from the coding sequence ATGATGGGGCAACAAAAGGATCCCCGTGCGTCGCATAACAGTTGCTCAGGCTTTCGTCGAGGGAAGACTATCTTGGAAAAGTTTCTTCGAGTTTGCGATGACTTGTCTACAAAAACAGTTTGTTTTGAAGATCAACTAGGTTCTCTTAGTTACAAGCGTGTTAAGCGGGCCATTATTGCTTTGGCTAGAGAGTTTAAAAAGTATCCAGGAAAATCGCTCGGTATAATGATGCCGGCTTCCATGGGGGCTTATATCTCTATGTTCGCTACATTACTCTCGGGGAAAATTCCCGTAATGATAAATTGGTCACAAGGGAAAAGGGAGTTAGCTGCGGGATTAGAAAAGACGCAGTTAAGTAAAATCATTACCTCAAAGGTTTTTTTAGAACATTTGAAAAAAATTCGTGAGGAAGAAGGATTGAAGGATTTATTCGATCCAGATCAAATGGGAAAAATTTCTCTTGATGCGCTTCGCCTAGAAAAAATCAGTATTGAAAATGTATCTGATTCACTAAGTTGGATAGATAGGGTCTTAGTCTTTGGGTTGAGTTTTTTACCGATCTCTTTTCTTCTTCGTATCTTTGGTGTGCATAAGTCTTCTGGTGATGATATAGCAATTATGTTGTTTACTTCAGGAACAGAAAATGTTCCTAAGTGTGTGCCTTTAACGCACACCAATCTCATTACAAATCAGGAGGATTGTTTCCCATTTTTTGATATTAAGCCTGAAGATAAAGTAGTTTCTTTCTTACCACCCTTTCACGCTTATGGGTTTAATAGTTGTACCTTATTACCTTTACTTGCGGGACTTCCTTTAATCTTTGTTGCCAATCCACTAAATATTAATCGCATTATTCAGCTCGTAAAAGCAAAGAAAGCGACTATAATGGGCACAACACCTACCTTTTACGGTTATTTTCTGAAGAAAGTAGAGAGTGATCCGGAGCTAGCAAGATCTTTATCTTTAGTTGTTTTGGGAGGAGAGAAAGTTAGTGGAGAATTATATAAAACTTCTGAGGCATTATTGCCTCATGTGACTGTGATTCAGGGATATGGTGCAACAGAAAGCTCTCCTGTTATCACTTTAACTCCTAGGGAATTAAATCATAATGGAGTTGGATATCCTCTGGAACGAGCTTCCGTTAGGGTTTTATGCCGAAAAACATTGAAGCCCCTGCCCAAAGGGAATTCCGGGCTTATCGTTGTTTCTGGCCCCTCTGTGTTTTCTGGGTATTACGGAGAGGACCCAGATTTTGGATTTATTAATCTCGATGGAGAAAGATATTACAACACAGGCGATATAGGGCTCATCACTCAGGAAGAGTACCTGGTTCTTTTGGGTCGGCTGAGTCGATCAGTGAAGATAGGAGGAGAGATGGTAAGTCTTGAGTCTGTAGAGGCCATCCTTCATGAACATTTTCTCACCAGGAGAGGAAAGGTTTGTCATGGAGAAGGGCCTTGCTTTGTCGTATGTGGTGTGGAAAAAGATTTAGAAAAGACTAAACTTTGTTTATTTACTACGTTAGAGTTGTCTCTCCAAGATGTAAATGAAGCGATAAAGCAGGCGGGGACTTATAGTGTTGTAAAAATCTCGGATGTCAAAAAACTAGATGCTATACCTCTTTCTGGCATAGGAAAGCCTAACTATGTAGTGCTGAATAGGTTGTTAAGAGAATAG
- a CDS encoding aminotransferase class I/II-fold pyridoxal phosphate-dependent enzyme: protein MVRKFIDFVSNDFLGFAGSPLLQQSVQEKYLEVVQAFPKVMQGSAGSRRIVGGHPFLPVLEKKIAKYHGFESAVVAHCGYMANLSLCYLVSESSDVMLWDEGVHVSIREGSAVISGKNESFMHNDMEDLERLLVKYRSQGCGRIFIFISTVYSSDGSLAPLNEIVGLSKKYEALLVLDEAHALGIHGYEGKGFGSGEFREYAYAVLVTYGKSFGGFGAAILSSSSVREDILRKGIPIMFSTALPLHALVVIDRAYEHFEKFGNSLRKQLFNLRNYFSSFIPKCSPGCVQSIIFSEYQHAVDWVNALEEHGIQVGIFEFGSTTSVRINLHAFNSYADIDNLFAAIGEFLEEGRCRIDIDHKLYFSRELSIK, encoded by the coding sequence ATGGTGAGAAAATTTATAGATTTTGTTTCTAACGATTTTTTAGGGTTTGCTGGATCGCCTTTGCTTCAGCAATCGGTGCAGGAGAAGTACTTGGAAGTAGTGCAAGCTTTCCCAAAAGTAATGCAAGGGTCGGCAGGGTCTCGTCGTATCGTTGGGGGACATCCATTTCTGCCAGTTTTAGAGAAAAAAATAGCCAAATATCATGGGTTTGAGTCTGCTGTTGTGGCTCATTGTGGATATATGGCTAACCTTAGTCTGTGTTATCTGGTGTCTGAGTCCAGTGATGTGATGCTTTGGGATGAGGGTGTTCATGTGTCGATCCGCGAGGGCAGCGCCGTCATTTCTGGAAAAAACGAGTCTTTCATGCATAATGATATGGAGGACCTGGAGAGATTGCTTGTTAAGTACCGTAGTCAAGGTTGTGGCCGTATATTTATTTTTATTTCCACTGTTTATTCATCCGATGGTTCTCTAGCGCCCCTCAACGAAATAGTGGGTCTGTCGAAAAAGTATGAAGCTCTTTTGGTGCTCGATGAGGCGCATGCTTTGGGTATTCATGGATATGAGGGAAAAGGTTTTGGATCTGGAGAATTTAGGGAATATGCTTATGCTGTATTAGTCACTTATGGTAAGTCTTTTGGTGGATTCGGGGCAGCTATACTTTCTTCTAGTTCTGTTAGAGAAGATATTTTAAGAAAAGGTATCCCGATTATGTTTTCTACTGCTCTTCCTCTTCATGCGCTTGTGGTAATAGATAGAGCTTATGAGCATTTTGAAAAGTTTGGCAATTCTTTAAGGAAACAGCTTTTCAATTTAAGGAATTATTTCTCCTCCTTCATTCCTAAATGTTCTCCGGGTTGTGTTCAGTCAATAATTTTTTCTGAATATCAGCATGCTGTTGACTGGGTAAACGCGCTAGAAGAGCATGGCATACAAGTCGGCATTTTTGAATTTGGGTCAACTACTTCCGTCAGAATCAATTTGCATGCATTTAATAGCTATGCAGATATAGATAATCTCTTTGCTGCTATTGGGGAATTTTTAGAAGAAGGTCGTTGTAGGATCGACATCGATCATAAACTTTACTTTTCCAGAGAGCTTAGCATCAAATAG